A single window of Flagellimonas maritima DNA harbors:
- the metG gene encoding methionine--tRNA ligase, translating to MSQTSSSSRYTITAALPYTNGPIHIGHLAGVYVPADIYARYQRLQGKDVAFICGSDEHGVAIPMRAKKEGVTPKEIIDRYHEIIKKSFVDFGISFDNYSRTSAEIHHKTASDFFEKLYHQGDFIEEVTEQLYDDEAKQFLADRFVTGTCPKCGYEEAYGDQCENCGSSLNATDLINPKSTITGAIPILKRTKHWFLPLDRYEDFLKKWILEGHKNDWKPNVYGQCKSWIDDGLKPRAVTRDLDWGIPVPVEGGEGKVLYVWFDAPIGYISSTKEWAQREGRDWEPYWKDKESKLLHFIGKDNIVFHCIIFPSMLKAHGDFILPENVPANEFLNLEGNKLSTSKNWAVWLHEYLEEFPGMEDVLRYTLTANAPETKDNDFTWKDFQARNNNELVAIFGNFINRVAVLTHKYYDGAIPYPDEFHDIDKETLKSLRNFPALISSSLERYRFREASQELMNLARLGNKYLADEEPWKLIKTDEKRTKTVMFVALQIATGLAILSEPFLPFTSKKLKNILNIASTTPVLSKVERLSDHTENSTKNTFESSWSTIEKEETLIQSGHQINKSELLFRKVEDKEIEVQLAKLEATKKANASTELSTSQMEKEIARQKDTITFDDFTKLDMRVGTIIAAEKMPKANKLLVLKVDTGLDTLTIVSGIAESFTPEEIIGKKVTVLVNLAPRKLRGVESEGMILMTENKEGKLVFVNPDEDGVGNGEGIN from the coding sequence ATGTCTCAGACTTCATCATCATCAAGATATACCATTACCGCAGCGCTGCCCTATACCAATGGCCCCATCCATATTGGTCATTTGGCCGGGGTTTATGTCCCTGCGGATATCTACGCGCGATACCAAAGATTGCAGGGGAAAGATGTAGCTTTTATCTGCGGTAGCGATGAACATGGAGTGGCGATCCCCATGAGGGCCAAAAAAGAAGGCGTTACCCCAAAGGAAATTATTGACAGGTACCATGAAATTATTAAAAAGTCTTTTGTTGATTTTGGAATTTCCTTTGATAATTATTCCCGTACATCGGCAGAAATTCATCATAAAACCGCATCGGATTTCTTTGAAAAACTATATCATCAAGGAGATTTTATAGAAGAGGTTACGGAACAACTTTATGATGATGAAGCCAAGCAGTTTTTGGCAGATCGATTTGTTACGGGTACTTGTCCAAAATGCGGATATGAAGAGGCTTATGGGGATCAGTGCGAAAATTGTGGTTCATCCCTAAACGCTACTGATCTAATCAATCCAAAATCTACGATAACAGGAGCAATCCCAATATTGAAAAGGACCAAACATTGGTTTTTACCATTGGACCGTTATGAAGATTTTTTAAAAAAATGGATTTTGGAAGGCCACAAAAACGATTGGAAACCCAATGTCTACGGGCAATGTAAATCTTGGATAGATGACGGTCTAAAGCCACGTGCCGTTACGCGCGATCTGGATTGGGGAATTCCCGTACCTGTTGAAGGTGGCGAAGGAAAGGTGCTCTATGTTTGGTTCGATGCTCCCATTGGATATATCTCTTCAACAAAGGAATGGGCACAAAGAGAAGGAAGGGACTGGGAACCCTATTGGAAAGATAAAGAGAGTAAACTGCTTCACTTTATCGGTAAGGACAACATTGTTTTTCACTGTATTATCTTTCCAAGTATGCTTAAGGCACATGGTGACTTTATCTTACCGGAAAATGTACCTGCAAATGAATTTCTAAACCTAGAAGGCAACAAGCTATCAACATCCAAAAATTGGGCGGTTTGGCTACACGAGTATTTGGAGGAATTTCCAGGTATGGAAGATGTGCTTCGCTATACATTGACTGCCAACGCCCCTGAAACAAAGGATAACGATTTTACTTGGAAGGATTTTCAGGCGAGAAACAATAACGAACTCGTTGCCATTTTTGGCAATTTTATAAATCGTGTGGCGGTTCTGACCCATAAGTATTATGACGGTGCAATTCCTTACCCAGATGAATTCCACGATATTGACAAAGAAACGCTGAAGTCTTTACGGAATTTTCCAGCGCTTATTTCCAGTTCCCTGGAACGCTATAGATTTAGGGAAGCAAGTCAAGAATTAATGAACTTGGCGCGATTGGGCAATAAGTATTTGGCCGATGAAGAGCCTTGGAAGCTCATTAAAACTGATGAAAAACGTACCAAAACAGTGATGTTCGTTGCACTTCAGATTGCTACTGGTTTAGCAATTTTGAGCGAACCTTTTTTGCCGTTTACATCCAAAAAGCTTAAAAACATACTCAATATCGCTTCCACTACGCCAGTCTTGAGCAAAGTCGAAAGGCTCAGCGACCATACCGAAAATAGCACAAAAAACACTTTCGAGTCTTCTTGGAGTACTATTGAAAAAGAAGAAACCCTTATCCAATCGGGACATCAAATCAATAAAAGTGAATTGTTGTTCCGTAAAGTGGAGGACAAAGAAATTGAAGTGCAATTGGCAAAACTTGAAGCTACCAAAAAGGCGAATGCTTCGACAGAGCTCAGCACAAGTCAAATGGAAAAAGAAATTGCAAGACAAAAAGACACCATTACCTTTGATGACTTTACGAAGCTGGATATGCGAGTAGGCACCATCATAGCGGCAGAAAAAATGCCGAAAGCCAATAAACTTTTAGTGTTAAAAGTGGATACGGGCTTAGATACCCTAACCATTGTTTCAGGAATTGCAGAGAGTTTTACACCTGAAGAAATTATAGGCAAAAAAGTAACCGTTTTGGTAAATCTGGCACCTAGAAAATTACGTGGGGTTGAAAGTGAGGGGATGATTTTGATGACGGAGAACAAAGAAGGAAAATTGGTATTTGTGAACCCAGATGAGGATGGAGTTGGGAATGGTGAGGGTATAAATTAA
- a CDS encoding DUF1501 domain-containing protein, with protein sequence MCDTHHDHDTTPYKGLEHEGHDLEHKNWSRRSFLQALGIAGSGSMFLGSNLLTASGPSPLTSAIAAAETDNILILIRLSGGNDGLSTVIPIQQYDTYANARPNIYIPESKVLKLTDDFGVPTYMSALEPLWGEGQFKAVHGVGYERQSLSHFTGSDIFANTDLTSTGFSGLNTGWMGRHFENIYPNYLINPPEAPAAIQIGNLANLVFQGEETNYAFVTNNVDQLEEIAETGSFYDIENAPFDNCMYGDQLKFLRGVANTTYEYAGKIHEAYERGQNQVEYQENGFARQLALLARLIKGNLGTKVYMISMGGFDTHGNQPLVHERLMSNLSIAINNFYEDIAFTNQDEQVLSMTFSEFGRRIFENGSTGTDHGKAAPTLFFGSGLKGSAFVGEHPSLDSPNSRGNLDYTMDFRDLYATVLAEWLCVPIPLVEQHLLNHPYAPVNLGFNCSGTDFPDIAMDNDPPTLPETPPSPDSMEPNPELLNTIVHKPYYPSERNPHIYLEMPVAAHVDIQLYNILGQNVGTVFNEMMMEGSAEINIRERMRDSLSTGKYIYQIQVGDQRMSKSVMIM encoded by the coding sequence ATGTGCGATACTCATCACGATCACGATACTACACCATATAAAGGCCTAGAACACGAAGGCCATGATTTGGAACATAAAAACTGGAGCAGACGTTCTTTCCTTCAAGCTTTGGGTATAGCCGGGTCTGGCTCCATGTTTTTGGGAAGCAACTTACTTACTGCATCTGGACCTTCTCCTTTAACCTCTGCAATTGCAGCAGCTGAAACTGATAATATTCTTATTTTAATAAGACTTTCAGGAGGTAACGATGGATTAAGTACTGTTATTCCTATTCAACAATATGATACCTATGCCAATGCAAGACCTAATATCTACATTCCAGAAAGTAAGGTCTTAAAACTTACGGATGATTTCGGTGTACCTACGTATATGAGTGCCTTAGAGCCTCTTTGGGGCGAAGGTCAATTTAAAGCGGTACATGGAGTAGGTTACGAACGCCAAAGTCTGTCACACTTTACAGGATCCGATATTTTTGCGAATACCGATTTAACCAGTACCGGTTTTTCGGGACTGAATACAGGCTGGATGGGAAGGCATTTTGAGAATATTTATCCTAATTATTTAATCAATCCACCGGAAGCTCCTGCAGCAATTCAAATTGGAAATTTGGCCAACTTGGTCTTTCAAGGTGAAGAGACCAACTATGCCTTTGTAACGAATAATGTGGACCAACTGGAAGAAATTGCCGAAACCGGGTCTTTTTATGATATTGAAAATGCACCTTTTGATAACTGTATGTACGGTGACCAACTTAAATTTTTAAGAGGCGTTGCCAATACAACCTACGAATATGCAGGGAAAATACACGAAGCATACGAAAGAGGACAAAATCAAGTCGAATACCAAGAGAACGGTTTTGCAAGACAATTGGCTTTGTTGGCCAGACTGATTAAAGGAAATCTGGGCACCAAAGTATATATGATTTCCATGGGAGGTTTTGATACCCACGGTAATCAACCTCTTGTTCACGAACGATTGATGTCAAATCTTTCGATAGCAATAAACAATTTTTACGAAGACATCGCCTTTACCAATCAGGACGAACAGGTATTGAGTATGACTTTCTCTGAATTTGGACGTAGAATTTTTGAAAATGGCTCTACAGGAACAGATCATGGAAAAGCTGCGCCCACACTATTTTTTGGGTCAGGATTAAAGGGAAGTGCTTTTGTAGGGGAACACCCATCATTGGATAGCCCTAACAGTCGTGGAAATTTGGATTATACCATGGATTTTAGGGATCTATATGCTACGGTTCTTGCCGAATGGCTATGTGTTCCCATTCCATTGGTGGAACAGCATTTATTAAATCACCCTTACGCCCCGGTAAATCTCGGCTTCAATTGTAGTGGCACGGATTTCCCCGATATAGCCATGGATAATGATCCGCCAACATTACCAGAGACTCCACCAAGTCCTGATAGCATGGAACCTAATCCAGAATTACTGAATACGATTGTCCACAAACCCTATTATCCATCTGAAAGAAACCCCCATATTTACCTGGAAATGCCCGTTGCGGCCCATGTTGATATTCAGCTATATAATATTCTTGGTCAAAATGTAGGAACTGTTTTCAATGAAATGATGATGGAAGGTTCCGCAGAAATTAATATCAGGGAACGAATGCGCGACAGCTTATCTACTGGAAAATATATTTATCAAATTCAGGTCGGGGACCAGAGAATGAGTAAATCCGTAATGATAATGTAG
- a CDS encoding DUF1800 domain-containing protein produces the protein MEYFINCNSSPLAEYNTPMDKTRAEHLYRRLGFSASIQTINAAVGETAGNLVNTLVNQALAAPVIPAPEWADWTNANYPEDDDLARQIRRAQQEEFKLSYINSLLDNNLRDRMSFFWSNHFVTELDVYNCSSFLYYYINCLQRNALGNFRTFVSEIGLTSAMLYYLDGVRNRGSNPNENYARELYELFTLGEGNGYTEDDIIETAKSLSGYTERGEEGCTQVTFNPENFNTDNKTIFGQTGNWGYDETIDILFTQKADLIAGFICKKLYEFFVHPDSTNDEGGNAPDIIAGMAQRMVSSNFEIAPVLSELFKSQHFFDETAIGVIIKSPYDLYLNFFKETGFTYNDSNLLFVDGSTELLGQELFDPFDVAGWQRDRQWINTNFIIGRWLSMEELLGNLHNANNEQFRIFGIEATNATGANGNTENDPEVVARAIIEKITPKGLLEDSQYDAAITVFREPFEDTNMFESGSWNMTLENTDVQVYLLLLHLSRQPEFQLK, from the coding sequence ATGGAGTACTTTATCAATTGTAATTCCTCACCTTTAGCGGAGTACAATACCCCAATGGATAAAACCCGTGCTGAGCATTTATACAGAAGACTGGGTTTTAGCGCATCAATACAGACAATTAATGCCGCCGTTGGAGAGACCGCAGGTAATTTAGTGAACACTTTAGTAAATCAGGCCCTTGCTGCGCCTGTAATTCCTGCACCGGAATGGGCAGATTGGACTAACGCCAATTACCCTGAAGATGACGACTTGGCCAGACAGATAAGGCGAGCTCAACAAGAAGAGTTTAAACTTTCCTATATTAATTCGTTACTGGACAATAACCTAAGAGATAGAATGAGCTTCTTTTGGAGCAATCATTTTGTCACCGAATTAGATGTTTACAATTGCAGCTCTTTTCTGTATTACTACATCAACTGTCTACAGCGAAATGCTTTAGGAAACTTTAGAACTTTCGTAAGTGAAATAGGTTTGACCAGCGCTATGCTCTATTATTTGGATGGTGTAAGGAACCGGGGTAGCAATCCAAATGAAAATTATGCCCGTGAACTCTACGAACTTTTTACACTGGGTGAAGGCAATGGCTATACAGAAGACGATATTATAGAAACGGCAAAGTCACTTTCTGGATATACGGAACGTGGCGAAGAAGGTTGTACACAGGTTACTTTCAATCCAGAAAACTTTAATACCGACAATAAAACTATTTTTGGGCAAACAGGTAATTGGGGCTACGATGAAACAATCGATATTCTTTTTACCCAAAAAGCTGATCTAATTGCAGGTTTCATCTGCAAGAAATTATATGAATTTTTTGTGCACCCAGATTCTACAAACGATGAAGGAGGAAATGCTCCGGATATCATTGCAGGCATGGCACAAAGAATGGTTTCCAGTAACTTTGAAATTGCACCTGTACTTTCAGAATTATTTAAAAGTCAGCACTTTTTTGATGAAACCGCTATAGGTGTCATTATCAAAAGCCCCTATGACCTATATCTAAACTTCTTTAAAGAAACTGGATTTACTTACAACGATAGTAATTTATTGTTTGTTGATGGTAGCACAGAATTATTAGGTCAAGAGCTTTTTGATCCATTTGATGTCGCAGGTTGGCAACGGGACAGGCAATGGATCAATACTAATTTTATTATAGGCCGTTGGTTGAGCATGGAAGAATTACTTGGCAATCTCCATAATGCGAACAACGAACAATTCAGGATATTTGGAATTGAGGCGACAAACGCTACGGGAGCTAATGGAAACACTGAAAATGATCCAGAGGTAGTAGCTAGGGCCATTATTGAAAAAATAACTCCAAAAGGACTTTTGGAAGACTCTCAATACGATGCCGCCATAACTGTTTTTAGAGAACCTTTTGAGGATACCAACATGTTTGAAAGTGGTTCTTGGAACATGACACTTGAGAATACGGATGTTCAAGTGTACTTACTCTTGCTTCACTTGTCTAGACAACCTGAATTTCAACTTAAATAA
- a CDS encoding YraN family protein has product MGKHNDFGKLGEQKAVDFLLQNGYEICCKNYRYLKGEIDIIAIKQDILAVIEVKSRNNAFFEDLSDTINQKKIKLLIAAANQYIEENNLDFEVRFDVITVISDKGMFFIEHLENAFYHF; this is encoded by the coding sequence ATGGGAAAACACAATGATTTTGGAAAGCTTGGCGAACAAAAAGCAGTTGATTTTCTGCTTCAAAATGGATATGAAATCTGTTGCAAAAACTACAGGTACTTAAAAGGTGAAATCGATATTATCGCAATAAAACAAGATATTCTAGCAGTTATTGAAGTAAAATCTAGAAACAATGCATTTTTTGAAGACTTATCAGATACCATTAACCAGAAAAAAATTAAGCTCCTCATAGCAGCTGCCAATCAATATATTGAAGAAAATAATCTGGATTTTGAGGTTAGGTTTGATGTAATAACGGTAATCAGTGATAAGGGAATGTTTTTTATAGAACATTTGGAAAATGCTTTCTATCATTTTTAA
- a CDS encoding aspartate kinase has translation MKTISAVVEHYIKKKPFLQSALAQGIINLTSLSRQIKPEISDALGKNVKDGAIVMALKRLSDDLEFRATHKIVKVLKNIGEITVRSSLTDYTFLASDTILQQQAKLLEEVNTNQDVFYTSSRGVNEMNIVISNVMDAIVEKYFKRERCTQKAENLSSITVKLPAENVSVPGIYYFIFQRLAWEGIVLYEVISTTNEFTILVNEEQVDVAFKTIKDLKTL, from the coding sequence ATGAAAACGATATCAGCTGTAGTTGAGCATTACATTAAAAAAAAGCCATTTTTGCAAAGCGCACTAGCCCAAGGTATTATTAATCTTACCTCACTGTCCAGACAAATCAAACCTGAAATTTCAGATGCATTGGGCAAAAATGTTAAAGATGGTGCGATAGTTATGGCATTAAAACGACTTTCAGATGATCTGGAATTTAGGGCAACGCACAAAATTGTAAAGGTTTTAAAAAACATCGGTGAAATTACGGTGCGTTCTTCATTAACGGATTACACCTTTTTGGCATCCGATACTATTTTACAACAACAAGCCAAACTTTTGGAAGAAGTAAACACCAATCAAGATGTTTTCTATACATCTTCACGGGGAGTGAATGAGATGAATATTGTCATCAGTAATGTAATGGACGCTATTGTAGAAAAATATTTTAAGCGTGAGCGCTGTACACAAAAAGCTGAAAACCTCTCATCGATTACAGTAAAACTTCCAGCAGAAAATGTCTCCGTACCCGGAATTTATTATTTTATTTTTCAAAGGCTGGCATGGGAGGGCATAGTGCTTTACGAGGTAATCTCAACTACAAATGAGTTCACGATTCTGGTCAACGAAGAACAGGTTGATGTGGCTTTTAAAACAATCAAAGATTTGAAGACCTTATAA
- a CDS encoding DUF3352 domain-containing protein — translation MKKRFLLGILTLLLLYIGYLLYIFVLSPKTNLQSIYLIPKDAVFVIESEKPVESWEKVSESEAWQHLQKNGYFAELTENIQKVDTIFNNNHKLFEFFDGRSLFISIHMVSPKDYGIFYVLDLKRIAKLKLLKTYLNTLLNDNYTLSKRNYHDHEILEIYDRKNKETMYLAFVKNQLVASYTHTLVESSIDQYQEPVLGRDLSFIEINKKVGYEDLFRLYLQYDFLDEYYKRFSDKPNDWINRMEENFLFSGFSFDLDDNSTITANGFTNLDVTNQNYLKALQKSGTSKRTIPKIAPKRTALYVSYGFESFSDFYENFMIVQQDDSEQFDSYKAGISKIEKFLKIDIKENFVSWIGDEIALLQIQSSITKGKNEMALVLKTNNKDDAKRNLDFVLKQIRKKTPVKFKAVDYKEHEINFLSIKGFFKILLGGRFEQFDKPYFTTVEDYVVFSNNPNTLKSIINDFTDKETLSNSKDFQDFNKEFEGESSLFVYSNIPVLYNNMYDLADGSTRIQLRKNKDFIVCFPQVGFQLTPEDDLFESRLVVNYQDVETVKEKAQFQERKARPKPKTQPSRQQEITEAVFNLKPIYPTDLNAKSFIKKHANGKPRFKVELKDGLKHGRYTEFYANGVEKIKGRFKNDQQVGTWRYYDDKEELILKKRF, via the coding sequence ATGAAAAAAAGATTTTTACTTGGTATACTGACACTCTTGCTACTATACATTGGTTATTTATTATACATCTTTGTTTTATCTCCCAAGACCAATTTACAGTCCATTTATCTGATTCCAAAGGACGCGGTTTTCGTCATTGAATCTGAAAAACCTGTGGAAAGCTGGGAGAAAGTAAGTGAAAGTGAAGCTTGGCAACATCTACAAAAAAATGGATACTTTGCCGAATTGACCGAAAATATTCAGAAGGTCGATACCATTTTCAATAACAACCATAAGCTGTTCGAATTTTTTGATGGGCGTTCACTCTTTATTTCCATTCACATGGTTTCGCCCAAAGATTATGGTATTTTCTATGTGTTGGACCTGAAGCGAATCGCTAAATTAAAACTCCTCAAAACGTATTTAAATACCTTGCTCAATGATAACTATACGTTGAGCAAGCGAAATTATCATGATCACGAAATTCTGGAGATTTATGACCGAAAGAATAAAGAGACCATGTATTTGGCCTTTGTGAAAAACCAGTTGGTAGCTTCATATACCCATACGCTTGTGGAATCATCTATAGACCAATATCAAGAACCCGTACTTGGTAGGGATTTGAGTTTTATTGAAATCAATAAAAAGGTAGGTTATGAAGATTTGTTCCGACTCTATCTGCAATATGATTTTTTGGATGAATATTATAAACGTTTTTCCGATAAGCCCAATGATTGGATCAATAGAATGGAAGAAAACTTCCTTTTTTCGGGATTTAGTTTTGATTTGGATGATAACAGTACCATCACGGCCAACGGCTTTACAAATCTTGATGTGACGAATCAAAACTATCTAAAGGCGCTCCAAAAATCCGGAACATCTAAAAGGACAATACCAAAAATTGCTCCAAAACGAACTGCACTGTATGTCAGCTATGGATTTGAAAGCTTCTCGGATTTCTATGAAAATTTTATGATAGTCCAGCAGGACGATTCAGAACAATTTGATAGCTACAAAGCGGGAATTTCAAAAATCGAAAAGTTTTTAAAAATTGATATCAAGGAAAATTTTGTAAGCTGGATAGGGGATGAAATTGCACTGCTTCAAATTCAATCCAGTATTACAAAAGGAAAAAATGAAATGGCTTTGGTACTTAAAACGAACAACAAGGATGACGCAAAAAGAAACCTGGATTTTGTCTTAAAGCAAATAAGAAAGAAAACACCGGTTAAGTTTAAGGCGGTAGATTATAAAGAACATGAAATCAACTTCCTTTCTATCAAGGGCTTTTTCAAAATATTGCTAGGAGGTCGCTTTGAGCAGTTTGATAAACCCTATTTTACTACTGTAGAGGATTACGTAGTGTTCAGCAATAATCCCAATACGCTAAAAAGTATCATTAATGACTTTACCGACAAAGAAACCCTATCCAATTCAAAAGATTTTCAGGATTTTAATAAAGAGTTCGAAGGGGAGTCCAGTTTGTTCGTTTACAGTAATATACCTGTTTTGTACAATAACATGTATGATTTGGCAGATGGCAGCACCAGAATACAGTTAAGAAAGAACAAAGATTTTATTGTCTGTTTTCCGCAGGTAGGTTTTCAACTTACGCCAGAAGATGATTTGTTCGAGAGCCGATTGGTTGTCAATTATCAGGATGTGGAAACGGTCAAAGAAAAAGCCCAGTTTCAAGAACGTAAGGCTCGGCCAAAACCAAAAACCCAACCATCAAGACAACAAGAGATTACCGAAGCTGTTTTTAATTTAAAACCAATTTATCCCACGGACCTGAATGCAAAATCTTTTATAAAAAAGCATGCAAACGGAAAACCTAGGTTCAAGGTTGAACTAAAGGACGGTCTCAAACATGGTCGCTATACGGAATTTTATGCCAATGGTGTTGAAAAAATAAAAGGACGTTTTAAAAATGACCAACAAGTCGGTACTTGGCGGTACTACGATGATAAAGAAGAGTTGATTCTAAAGAAACGGTTTTAG
- a CDS encoding serine hydrolase domain-containing protein has product MKKTFQAAVILLFVFSTHLGICQDLYFPERNETWQSAKKNQFSFDETKLEAAVDFAKENEYSGSKDLRQAILKGFQREPFHEILGPTKKRGGPAGMILKDGFLITSWGDTKRVDMTFSVTKSFLSTMAGLALDKGLISNVDDNVGDYIWDGTFDGEHNRKITWEHLLQQNSDWSGELWGLKDWADRPPKEGGLDDWKFRKLNEPGTVMEYNDVRVNVLSYSLTHVWRKPLPMVLKDNFMDRINASTTWRWYGYDHAWTEIDGIQMKSVTGGGHSGAGLFISTEDMARFGLVFLNNGKWKKEQLLSEDWIAKATTPSVPNSNYGYMWWLNQKGSRHWEGVPEHLFYAAGFGGNFIVIDQKTGLMLVTRWLEPNKIGEFVKLVYDAF; this is encoded by the coding sequence ATGAAAAAAACCTTCCAAGCGGCAGTAATACTTCTTTTTGTTTTTTCAACCCATTTAGGAATCTGTCAAGATCTCTATTTTCCAGAACGTAACGAAACATGGCAATCCGCTAAAAAGAATCAATTTTCTTTTGATGAAACCAAGTTGGAGGCAGCAGTAGATTTTGCAAAGGAAAACGAGTATTCCGGTTCCAAGGATTTACGTCAGGCAATTTTGAAAGGCTTTCAACGCGAACCCTTTCATGAGATTTTAGGACCTACCAAAAAGCGCGGCGGACCAGCAGGTATGATTTTGAAAGATGGATTTCTTATCACTTCTTGGGGAGATACCAAGCGGGTCGATATGACCTTTAGTGTGACTAAAAGTTTTCTTTCCACGATGGCCGGTTTGGCATTGGATAAAGGACTTATTTCCAATGTGGATGACAACGTTGGGGATTATATTTGGGACGGTACTTTTGATGGAGAGCACAACAGAAAGATAACATGGGAGCATCTGTTGCAACAGAATTCAGATTGGTCGGGCGAACTTTGGGGGCTAAAAGATTGGGCGGATAGACCACCAAAAGAAGGTGGCTTGGATGATTGGAAATTCAGAAAACTCAACGAACCCGGTACGGTTATGGAATACAACGATGTCCGTGTCAATGTGCTTTCCTATTCGCTTACCCATGTTTGGCGCAAGCCTTTGCCCATGGTGCTGAAAGATAATTTTATGGACAGGATAAATGCCTCGACAACATGGCGCTGGTATGGTTATGATCATGCCTGGACTGAAATTGACGGGATACAAATGAAGTCCGTTACGGGTGGCGGACATTCGGGAGCAGGTTTGTTCATCAGCACCGAAGATATGGCACGTTTTGGTTTGGTATTCCTTAATAATGGTAAATGGAAAAAGGAACAATTACTAAGTGAGGATTGGATTGCAAAAGCTACTACACCTTCGGTGCCCAATAGCAATTATGGGTATATGTGGTGGTTAAACCAAAAAGGCTCTCGCCATTGGGAAGGAGTTCCTGAGCATTTGTTTTATGCAGCAGGCTTTGGAGGGAATTTTATCGTGATAGATCAAAAAACGGGTTTGATGTTGGTAACACGTTGGTTGGAACCCAATAAAATAGGAGAGTTTGTTAAGCTGGTTTATGATGCTTTTTGA